The genomic segment TTGCACAAGAGCCTTTCCCATGCTGGAATTTACTCTTCGACAACATTCACTAGCTCAAACTCGATCAGAGAGATGTTATTGTCTTCTTTAACAGAAAAATCGGCAGGTTCAGTGACTTCAACCCTTCCCCACTTGTCCACCGCAAGCCTCAGTGATCCCTTGAACATgtcgatttttgcatttctCAGGATAACGGTGGTACCCTCCTTCATCAAATCAACTATTGTACAATACACATCTTATCAGTTAATTCATCAATAATCAATTTGATGAATACAAAACTTCAGCAGTTTCTAGGTGGAAGGGacaaaagaaaggaagcaattcaAGTAATCCTGTTGTCATGTCTTCTATGATCCAGTCATTCCTACAGGCATACTATAAAGGCAATAACCTAACAGAAGAGAAAACAAGTAATACACTTGTATTCTGTGCAGTTGTTTGCTACATACTAATATTcaacaattcaagtgattcctgCAGTGCTACTTGTAAAGGTAATCAGCTAGTGCTGCATAGATCCCTCCCCGTCGTACTTTTAACTTCCCGGTAAGCAGATTACAGACATGTCTGCTTCAATGCCCACCAATAAATAAATCACACTTGAAGTGGATAAAATTGTTATGAATTCCAGGCCAAGTAGAGGTTGAAATCTAATTAAGAACACTTTCATCAGCATATGCTGATATACCCAATAAAAGTAATCAATCTAAGAAGCGATATAAAGGATCTCAGACCATCTGGCGGGTGAACACAGTTAAATCAGACATATAGGTGACAAAGTTAAAATCATGCTAACGTGCCTCAAAATCTGCAATACAAAACTTTTCCCCCCCTCCAAAGAGTAAAAACCCCAACCCACGTCACAGAATGCCAGTGTATTTCTTCCGGTATAATTGACACACCACTACTCCAGCCTCTCTCACATTCACTAGTAAAAGCTCGAAGAGCGCATGTCATAAATGGAAGAACAGTCTCTTTTAAAAGGACCTTCTGATGAGAATTACCAAATTGGAACCAGAGAAAGTAAACAACATCACCATTGGATTTCAGTACGTAAATAAGAATTCGTGAACAACAAAATGACCCTTTTGGAAAACAGAAGATTGGAGGCATTTTTAAAATTCTGATCCAGATATTTCTTTTACTTCTTCATCAGTTAGACCACAAGCATAATCATGCCACACTACGTCTTACAATGTTCTGGTTTTCCTTAAACTTCATTAAAGAATCCTCACGTAAATAGTGAAGATGGATAAGTGACAgtgacccaaaaaataaataggATAATGGATAAGATAATTACTGCTAAGCAGTTTAAAATCCCTAGTTAATTGCTTGCCTCTTCATAAGGAACTTATTAACGACAACAGCAAGCTGACAAAAAATATCCTGCTACCAATCATTTCGGTGCAACATAATCCTTATTACCTGTCAATCCATCAAATACGCAAGTCTTGTGCTCCACATGTACCATAAACTGCCTATACATCCCACGACAAAAGTTTCCTATAAAGGTAAAGATATGTGCCAATTTCCCACCAAACACACCAACTTACGTCTCAAAGTTCCTTTCTTGTCTTCACCAAGATCCTAGTACCTTCTTGAATAGAACATTTCGTGCCATTATTATTCTTTCTGTTCAGTACAAGTTTTATTGAAAACACTAATAACCACTTAACCACAGctctttcttcctttgttaCTCTCGTTTCACCAACATGCAAATGGTCAACAACTATTCAAATAGAACCACCcgtacaataaaaacaatagcACGCATGCATGATGGTTACCCTAAAATAATAATGGGAACAGCAATACGTGCAAAACTCAAGTAATCAAGATATAGAAAGACGAATGTTGCAAAACTCAAGTAATCAAGATATAGGAAGATGAATGTTGAACCTTGATCATTCCGAGCAGTGAAGATAATCATTCCAGTCTCATCACCAACCAAGCATTCAGCAAGCCGCATTTGGCGCGCCTGAGCACCCCTCTGAACTATCAACTTTGTATTTACAACCTTTACAGTCAGATTAAGCCCATTTGCCATTGGGCGGAGCTGCTCAACCTTAGTAAAAACTGgttgctttttcttttgttcagcCATCCCTATCAATggaaaagataaagaatgaaAACATTGGACTCagcttacaaataaaaattacAACTTTAACACATATCCCCCTGCAATTCATCTAATAAATAACCATACAATAATTAACAGACGCaaccaaatttaaaataaaaagaaatcaaTGAAAACAGAAACCATGCAATGAGAGGAAAagatcaaaaacaaaaacaaacagaTAAGGCAAAATCGCAGAAACAAATCCAATTTTCTGAAATTACGGGAAAAGATTTTGGGAGTGGAAAATTAATCCCAAATCTAAAAAGTAGGaataaaaagaaacaattttGATCGTGGTACGATTAGCAAcgatcaaggcaagaaaaggGTCCGAAGATCGTGTTGGGATCTTCCAATACAGAGATCTCTGTAATTCTGGccaggaaaaaaataaagagaaaagaaaaggagaaatatTTATACATGCATACTTGAACAGAATTAAACAGAAATTAAGAGTTGCTGGATATAACATTCTTTTAGTTGGCTCACCGGAATTTTGGCAGAGGGGAGTGGCGGAGTGGAGAAGTGTATCAGATCCGAAAGCGCAAGCACTTTGTTGAGTTGTTTGAGGTGACCTGGCCGACCGCTGGTGATTCTCAGAACACAAGTTGTCAACGTTGTTATGAAGACCTCTTTTTccttaaaagaaaagagaacccaGGTGACAATTGAGAAACGTGATAAGCAGGACCGCTTTTTTCCCATGAAGGCAAACATATTTTCTTTTCgctttatttattcatttgcgTTTACgcatactctttttttttttttttttttttgtctacacaggggtgtccgggtcaattctTACGGGGTCCGACTAATCTCCTGCGGCCCGGCCAGGCGCCCCAACCGAGCCCAAGCACGATATGTGCGCAGAGAAATCCAGCAGAGCAGAGACTCGAACGTGGGACCTCTCGATCACCGGTGGGAGGTGCTACTGCTGGACCATTCACCCGGGAGCGTTTACGCATACTCTAAAAGGAATAGAATTGTCTACCTTGTCAAGGACTGGGCTAGCCTGCACTTCGAAAACTACACAGCATTTAGTTAGTCCGGATTCATACGCACAATGGGTTGTCCAAAATAAAATGTGGCCCAAGCCATTATTTGTctgtaaaaatttaaaatattttatttgaaaatgtaCCCCCATTAGGGAGGAAAATAAAATACTATATATTATCCGAATTTTATAGTAGTAGACCTAATTGTGTCTTTTCTTTATGTTTACTCTTGCCCAATAGCAAAAAATATTATAGAATATGTTATGTCATTTGCCGTTTGCATCTACATCAATTTTCTGTGGATACCTCTAGAATTCCTTAAATAACTTGGCGATGAATTTGCAGTGCATCCTATATTCTAAGGTTAAACATCTCGTGTTGATGCAAAGTAGCACTAAAATTAATTATCTGATGGGTATGAgaataatagttttttttttttttttgggggttctTTTTCCTACTTCTAACTTATTAGCTATTCTTAGTGATGCTATAACATTCTAGTTTGATCCCACCTCCCCCCGATATCCCCCGCTCTAAATTTCAATCAGAAATTTGAGTGGCGATAATTGTTTGATGGCTTGCtaggcaaagaaaaaaaaaatcttggatGTTGTAGCTGCGTGATTTAAGGTTATCCAATCCAAAGTCGAAACGAATACTGTAAACAAAGCTCTAGCACTAGCAGGATGTGAGTTGATCAAAGGTTTTGTCAGTTCTCAAATTCTATCACAGGTTTATGTGGTCTGAAAGAATTTTGCAAGGAGAAAAGGCTTGATTCCAATCCAATCACCAGTCCTGTCGCTTTCTTTATCCAGGACGCAGCTCCACCTCCAAATTCTCTGAATTTGTCTGTAATACACCCCTTCTCAATGCCTGTAGCTGTTGTCCAATGTTCAAAGCCTCACCATAACCACATAAAAACTgataaataaaacaaagaatGGCCCAAAAACAGAAATGAGCGTTTTTTAATTTCCCAGAGTCTCAAATGGTGGTGCTGCAGCAACCGTAAGCAGTGGGGCATGCATGAGGACGGCCATTCCACCACTCCTGCACAGCCAATAGCTACATACTTGACTCCCTTTTAGGTGCCCCTCcattctctatctctctctaaTGTTTCAACTGCGAAGCATCTTAATGTTGCCCTTCAACGAATATTGTTTAAGTTGTACATTTGCTTGCATCAGTGCATGACACTGGAACCTGAAATTTAAGAGTCAACAAATTGAGAGAGAGCATGATAGTTGACTTTGATTGTCCTTTGATTATCTCAGAATTCGTGGCTATAACAAATTCTTCTAATGGTTTATACTTTGAAAAATGGAACAGGTAGATTTCACTCAGAATGGCTGAAAAATTTAGGAAATTTATGGGGCTATGCTGTTCAAGAAAGCCTGTGGTGGTAAGCACCTTTTCAATTCCCTCCATCTCCGTGGTAGTAATATTACTATTGTGAAAACTCCAGCTTAATTTAATGTCATAATAATCTTTTGACTATATGTCAATCTTGCCCTTCTGGAATGAAATTAAATATCATCGATCACAATTTCCACTTACAtttattaaaaggaaaaaagccTGTAACGTTGAATATCAAGAACCCaaattgagcaatttttaattatgtCAAATTGCGGCTCGTTGCCGTGCTGTCAACCAGTCCTCCAGGAAAGGCTGATTAGTGAAGTGATAACTGATGGTTGACCTGCCCCAGGGAAAGGCCCAGAGGCCACCCAAGTCCTTACGGCTTATTCTATTCAAGAATTATTGCATATATACTACAGTCACCAAAGGTGAGGGAGTGCGTGGGCCGCGGGCGGAGATTGCGTTTGAATCGGTGGCTTATAATTTCCTATGCTATCATTTTCTTGCACCATGCAGTTTGACAGTGTACAGTGGTACTACTGTTTATGAGTAGGGAATATATGTTATGAAAATGGGGAAGGGCCGTCCGGCTCTTCTGGGGATCGCTCATCTTCAACTTGGTGTCCTTTCACTGTCCCAAACAATACGCCTTTGTAGTCTGGTCTAGAGAGGACTGCTGTCCGGATAGGGAGTCTCTATTGGCAGATGCGACTTAGTTTTTTGGGTACGTAAGCCTTTTGTTTACCAAGGACACGGTAGCGATTTCATCAATCCAAagactaatttttatttttttttcgacacaggggtgtccgggtcaatccttacggggcccgactaatcccctgcagCCCAGGAGAGGAGGCCCCACTCCACTCCGGACACGGTAACTCCAGGCAGACTCGAAACTTGGTTGCCCAAGGCCGGACAACGCCCCTAAAGAGGAAAGCGTGACCGACTGAGCTGCCTGGGGGGCATCCAAAGACTAATTGATTCACCGCAGTTTTCACGTGAAAGACTCGTAGTAGGTACTTTTTTTTGACAGtaacgatacatttgtataacctaatttatcctaatctagggggagggGGAGCCTAAAGAGACTGTTGTAGGGACTAGTGGATATACAGACCCAACTAAATCAAAAGAGTACTATGACACAGCctttagatttttttcgctgcAGATGAAGTTCGAACCTCACCTACAGCCCAAGGAGGGACgagggacttaagtccctccCTGTGACCACCGAACCATTGCCCAATGGTTGACTTGTAGTAGGTACTTGATGATCAATAAGAAGGATGAACTATGAAATTTCTGGTACTAGTACTCATGACTGAGTAAAGTCCATTAGGAGGCGAAAGGTCCATTTCTACAGCTCATTTCGTCCAAAAAACTTCCATTCATggtgaaacaaaataaaagacaaagcAGCACAAGAAATGCTGATCTACTTGCTATCTAAGTAAGTTTAATTTGAAGGGGCTCCTAAATCCTAATCCAACCAGCGACTGAAGGAAGTTGGACCAATACAACAAACACGTAGACACACCTTGACCGCCCCGCATATGACATGACAGCGGCAGTCACCTGCCTTAGTTACCATCCACTTTTCATCCGTGCATTAAATTTTCTTCCGTCCACAATGGCTTCCGGATTCCGGATTCCGGAtatccatccatccatcccTCCCTCCCCAGTGTTCCATTTGTGACATATAacaattaatttaaaaaaaaagcatatTACTAACTAGGACAATACGATTGAGTACTAACTATTTTGGGAAAACCAGAGGTGAATTTCCGATGGCCATCTCCTTAACCATGGTTAATCCTTTCTATAAAAGCAGGGCCTCTTTAGCTCAACTTTTAAACAAGAAGGCAAGAAGGAAGCCGTGTCCTAGCCGtctgtttctttcctttctccgTCTCCCTTGAGTCCGGGCAGGCCAGCGGAGAAAGGACCAAAAAATCCCCCATCATCATCTTTGTCTCTGCTGCAACCTTTCCATACCCCCCATTTCAGAATTTTGAATCAGAATTCTCAAACAGGTAAGATTCATTCCCCCCCATGCAATCATGATATCCCATCTTGTCCTGTGTAAGTCACCTTTCTCCAAATTTATGGAGTATTCCTCTGCTTTCCTAATTTATTCAACGTTGGGTGGATATTACAATCTTATTCCCAAGGGAGAGGAAAATACACCCAAAGATTTGAAAAGCTTATACAATATCATGTTAGATACGCAAGCAGATAGCATGTCCAAATGGTTGAAGTTACATAGATTATGGCAAAAATCTTCAGAAATTTTTAGGTTATACTTAGGTAATCAAAAAGCAGATAATTACATAAGAACGCATCTATAtgaagtatatatatatatttgttgaTCTTCGTATTAAGAGTTCAGGCATATGAATTTCATATTTCTAAGTCACGAAAATCGGAAAATGAGGAGCATAATTTTTTTGTTCGAATCTTTCCGAAAAGAGTAATCCTGCATTTTGCAGACAGGGGAGATGGGGAAAGATAAATACGAGGAAGCCATTGCTGGGCTGCAGAAGCTTCTCAGGTACCTGCCTGCTCTGCCTGCCAGTGTCTTTTTCCCTTTCTGTCCTTTCTGAAAATCGTTGGGATCCCAACCGAGATAGTCAAAGCAATTCCCACGTGAAATTTCTATCAAAACCTGTCCTGAACTGTCATTTCGCATTCGGTTCACAAAAAGATGTGGTACTTTCATTTCGCATTCACCAAGGAGTCCGTCGGGCAACGTTACTAAGCGTCATAGGTTTGCCGTGCACCATTTTTTCCAAGtagtaaaaattattttccgaGTTTCAACTGTTTTTTGTCttcgtttcttttcctttcttctctgTTTATCTTCCACGTGGGACCTCACGGTTTGTGACTTTGGGACAGCTTAGGTAAGTTTgatgtaataaataataatgtGGTCCCACAGATGGGTCGTATTGTATTGTTTGATGTCTCAATTTCTGACTGGCCGGCGTTTCAGTTATCTTGATGTTTGTGAAATGTGGCAGCGAGAAAGACCAGCTTGAGGACGTGGCAGCCGCTAAGATAAGGCAGTTGACGGCTGACTTGGAAGCCACCGCCAAGAAGCCCTTTGACCCGGTGGAGAGGATCAAAACCGGGTTTGGACACTTCAAGAAAGAGATCTACGAGTAAGTGCGCTCAAATAAGtttaacaaaataataataataatttgagaACTCTTGTAGAATATTATAATTCCATAGATTCTTGGGATATGCTGGTGTATTTGTCATTGATTGAAAATGTAGGCCTTAATTTTTATCCACTTGTTGTCAACCCCATTTTGGTTGCGTCTCTGTCTTCGGGCTTTTATATGTGGTGGAATGAATATGAACTTTATTCTGGTCTGTACTCTACTCATGCTCCAAAAGTTATGGAGGATAATACTAGAGAGAAACTGTTGCTGATTTGTACCTCACTAAGCCTAAAGTTGTCGTTAAAGTGATTGACTCCAACATGTCGAGTTTTAGTTTTAGAATGTAAAGTTGTCTGAAATTTGTAAAGCTTTGGTGTCTgaattccaagaaacaaaaacatcaaaattcgggtttttttttttttttttcaatgttcGGTTTGAGAACATTGtgccaagaaaagaaaaaaaaaaaaaaaagtaagaacagctagctttacttgcttcatgAAAGCTTAGACGAGAGAGGATGTATAAAAAAGgcacttttcttcttgttccATTACTTTATTATATGTCGCCACTTTGATTGAATGAACATACCACTATTGGAGTTCCACATTCTCGATGAAGAAAGGAATGGTGATCCAGAATTGGCTAGTaaccttttattttattaaacgTGTGATGTGTTTTAGGAACAAAatagaggggaaaaaaaaaaacttgacttGGGGGACGCAATCAATCCCGATCACTCGTAATTGGTATAATTGACTTGTAACCGAAGAATGACGGTCTCAAGTAGTCTAAATGATGcctgaaaatttttatttattttttttgggaaggAGGGGAGGGGGGGTTGGTGGGTGTAAGAAAAATCTGCCTGAATTTGTCTTTCCATGACTTGATCAAACATTTAGGTAATAATTGATAATTGACTTGCCTTTGCTCTACAGGAAGAACCCTGGTTTGTTTGGCGAACTtgccaaaggtcaaagtcccaAGGTTAGTTATATTAAATTGGTATACCTAACCGTTTCAATTGGAGGTAAAACAAGGCTGGGCTGGGGGAACAAAAAAAACCTTATCTGACTTCTTAGATTCATATGTACATTGTCTTTTTAGAGTTGATATAGACTTGTTCTAATACTACTAAAATTACTCGCAGTTCATGGTCTTTGCATGTGCCGACTCCAGAGTTTGCCCTTCGGTTATCCTCAATTTTCGACCAGGGGAGGCATTTGTGGTGCGAAACATTGCTAATATGGTCCCTCCATATGATAAGGTATATAATATTGACTTGTTCCGATACATAAATGTTTTCCGCATGCTAACTATGGTTAATGTTATCCGATACATAATCGTCTAGGACTAAGACTTCTTGAATTTACACAGTGCCGTGTGCCATGTTGACCTTTCGACTTACTAAACAACAGGACAGTAGGGCTTCCTTTTCTTTGAACTTGTTGTTTGTAATTTTAATGATATAGTTTGtatagaaggaaaaaaaaagtaaatatcATGACTTCATTTTGTAATATATTTCTCCTTAACCAATACATACATATctttaaattttgattcttgAAGCGTccttccttcccttttttttgtacTTAGACCTGTACTAATGTTTGTCTCGCTAATCATTATCAATAATGCCACAGACAAAATATTCTGGAGCAGGCGCGGCTGTTGAATACGCAGTGCTGCATCTTAAGGTGAAACACATGAATGTGTTGTTTGTATTCCAATTTATTTGTACGCGTCTGATTCGTTAGGTACATTACAACTGTAGATTTCCTGTCGAGGTAACTTGTTAATTACTAAAAATTAGGAATGAAGCCAACTTCCGCAAACTCCAACGAGGCCAAGGGGAACTAGTGGAGAAAAATCCCACCTTTAAATTAAAGGAGTGTATTATCGCACATCTTTTGAATTTTACTATGCgtgcaaaaatttgaacttcTGACCTCCAATCGATCTAATACCTTAACGTTTCACCTAATAGCCAACTTACACAAGGAGAGCTAGTTTCCAGCTTGTTTAGCGGATTTGTCATTCACATTCCCTCCCTGATGCCTTGGAATCAATATGTATATGAACTGGTGATGGAAGTGAAGTTTTTGTAAAGTGATGAATCTTTTATCTCGATTTTCTCTTGTTTCATATTTTGTTCTTTATATTGTTATGGCCTTTAAAATCGGGAGTATCATTGTCAGGTAGAGAACATTCTGGTTATAGGACATAGCTGCTGTGGAGGGATAAAGGGG from the Coffea arabica cultivar ET-39 chromosome 11e, Coffea Arabica ET-39 HiFi, whole genome shotgun sequence genome contains:
- the LOC113719581 gene encoding uncharacterized protein At4g28440-like; protein product: MAEQKKKQPVFTKVEQLRPMANGLNLTVKVVNTKLIVQRGAQARQMRLAECLVGDETGMIIFTARNDQVDLMKEGTTVILRNAKIDMFKGSLRLAVDKWGRVEVTEPADFSVKEDNNISLIEFELVNVVEE
- the LOC113719136 gene encoding carbonic anhydrase 2 isoform X1; this encodes MAEKFRKFMGLCCSRKPVVTGEMGKDKYEEAIAGLQKLLSEKDQLEDVAAAKIRQLTADLEATAKKPFDPVERIKTGFGHFKKEIYEKNPGLFGELAKGQSPKFMVFACADSRVCPSVILNFRPGEAFVVRNIANMVPPYDKTKYSGAGAAVEYAVLHLKVENILVIGHSCCGGIKGLMSIPDDGTTSSDFIEDWVKICLPAKAKIKSTCSGLDFAEQCTNLEKEAVNISLGNLLTYPFVREAVAKKTLALRGGHYDFVKGSFELWDLDFNLLPALTI
- the LOC113719136 gene encoding carbonic anhydrase 2 isoform X2, producing MGKDKYEEAIAGLQKLLSEKDQLEDVAAAKIRQLTADLEATAKKPFDPVERIKTGFGHFKKEIYEKNPGLFGELAKGQSPKFMVFACADSRVCPSVILNFRPGEAFVVRNIANMVPPYDKTKYSGAGAAVEYAVLHLKVENILVIGHSCCGGIKGLMSIPDDGTTSSDFIEDWVKICLPAKAKIKSTCSGLDFAEQCTNLEKEAVNISLGNLLTYPFVREAVAKKTLALRGGHYDFVKGSFELWDLDFNLLPALTI